DNA from Candidatus Coatesbacteria bacterium:
AGGTTGAACCTCCGAGCAGGCCGACCAAGCCCGTTGGTCGACCCAAGGTCCGGCCCAAGGCCGCCGTCAAGCCCGGCAAGCCCGAGCGGGACATCAAGCGCCCCGTCTTTGACGATAAGGGCGGCAAGAAGGACAAGAAGGAGAAAAAGGTCGGCAAGAAGGGGCCACGGATCCTCTACCGGCCCGAAAAACCGCTGACCGCCGAAGAGTTGGGGCTGGACAAGGACAAACAACGTCGCTCCGCCGAGGAATCGCGCCGGGCCCGGCGCAAGCGCCGCCGCCGCCGTCGTAAATCCGGTTCCGCCCAGATCCACGAGCTGCGTACCGCCCGCAAGAAACGCAGCAAGGAGAAGACGGCCAAGCAGCTCACGATCGATCGTGCCCTGACCCCCGTCGAGTTGGCCGACAAGCTGTCGGTGACCAGTGACGAGATCCTGCAGCGCCTCGAGGCCCTCGGCGAAGAGTACAGCGTCGTCGAGGAGATGGACATCGAGACCACGGCGGCCCTGGTCGAGGAATTTGACTACACCGCCGTCCTGCCCGACGACTACGACGACGAGAGCAAGCTGCAATCCCGGCCGCCGATCGTGGCCGTCCTGGGCCATGTCGATCACGGTAAGACCACCCTGCTGGACTACATCCGCCAGACCAAGGTCGCCGCGGGCGAGGCCGGCGGGATCACCCAGCATATCGGCGCCTACCAGGTCGAAACCGCCGAGGGCAAGCTGACCTTCATCGATACACCGGGTCACGAGGCCTTCACCGCCATGCGGGCCCGCGGGGCCGAGGTGACCGATATCGTCGTCCTCGTCGTCGCCGCCGACGACGGAGTGATGCCCCAGACCGTCGAGGCCGTCAACCACGCCCGCGCCGCCGGCGTCGAGATCGTCGTCGCCGTCACCAAGATCGACAAGGACAACGCCGATCCGGAGCGGGTCCGCCGCCAGCTCTCCAAGTACAACGTCCAACCCGAACAGTGGGGCGGCGAGAATACTTTCTGCGACGTATCCGGCATCTCGGGCGAGGGGGTCGATCACCTGCTGGAGATCCTGGCCCTCCACGGTGAGATGCTCGAACTCCAGGCCGATCCCGACGCCAGCCCCCAGGCCGTGGTCATCGAGAGCCGTATCGATCGCGGACGGGGCACCGTGGCCACCGTGGTGGTCACCGACGGAACCCTCAAGCCCAAAATGGCCTTTGTCTGCGGTACCGAGGCCGGCAAGGTCCGCATCTTGTCCAACGAGCAGGGCAAGCGCCTCAAGGCCGTCGGGCCCGGCTCGCCGGCCGAGGTCCAGGGCTTCGACGGCATACCGGAGGCCGGAGACACCCTGGTCGTCGTCGCCGATGAGAAAGAAGCCCGCAGCATCGCCCAACTGCGCCAGAACGCCGCCCGGGAGGAGAAGCTTCAGACCCGGCAGCGCCAAAGCCTGGCCGATTTCCTGGCCCCCGGCGGCGGCGAGGAGAAGAAGAAACTCAAACTCGTCGTCAAGGCCGATGTCGCCGGTACCGTCGAGGCCGTCGTCGATTCACTCGGGCGTTTCGAGAGCGACGAGGTCGAGCTCGAGGTCATCCACTCCGCCGTCGGCGCGATCACCGAGGCCGACGTTCAGCTGGCCGCCGCTTCCGAGGCCGTCGTCGTCGGCTTCAGCGTCCGCCCCGACTCCAAAGCCCAGAAGCTGGCCCAGGAGATCAACGTCGAGATCAAGAACTTCCGCATCATCTACGAGCTTCTCGACGAGGTCCGCGAGTTGCTTTCCGGCCTGTTGTCCCCGGAGATCCGCGAGGAGGACCACGGCAAGGCCGAGGTGCGCCAGACCTTCCGTGTGCCCAAGGTCGGCGTTATCGCCGGTTGCTACATCACCGCGGGTCGGATCAACCGCAAGGATCACGCCCGGCTGGTGCGCGACGGTCGCGTGGTTTGGGAGGGTCGCCTGGAGAGCCTGCGCCGCTTCAAGGACGACGTCCGCGAAGTCGCCGAAGGCTACGAATGCGGCATCGGACTCCAACGCTTCGACGACATCCACATCGGCGATGTCATCGAGACCTACACCCTCGTCGAGGAGGCCCGGGAGTTCAAGGCCTGATGCTTTCGTTTCAAACCCGCAACAACGGAGCCCGGCGGCTCCGTTGTTGCTTTTTCCGCGTAGAACGCCCACGCTCCGGCGGCCCTCGAAAACGTACCGCAGCGTTACCGCGGGTATTCATCGTTTAGCGCCGGAACCGGCACGGGTTTTTGCATCTCGGCGACCGTTCCGCTCAAGCATACCGGTCGGCCTCCGCAAAAACCGTGCCGGTTCCGGCGCGGGGCTTCGCCGGGTTGGAGAAGGCGGGGCAGGTTATTTCGAGGGCC
Protein-coding regions in this window:
- the infB gene encoding translation initiation factor IF-2; protein product: MRVYELAKEFGIPSKLLIARMRALGIEVSGHMAGLTEEQERRLRSKFAPREKPRSTKVNAAKVTKGGKKPRVRVRHRPKEEPAEEERETTASAEAAEDESKIRGVEPAADEAEDRPKKTAASEKTVKSEDAAKGSVTDTVGSAADEVKVAPKKVEPPSRPTKPVGRPKVRPKAAVKPGKPERDIKRPVFDDKGGKKDKKEKKVGKKGPRILYRPEKPLTAEELGLDKDKQRRSAEESRRARRKRRRRRRKSGSAQIHELRTARKKRSKEKTAKQLTIDRALTPVELADKLSVTSDEILQRLEALGEEYSVVEEMDIETTAALVEEFDYTAVLPDDYDDESKLQSRPPIVAVLGHVDHGKTTLLDYIRQTKVAAGEAGGITQHIGAYQVETAEGKLTFIDTPGHEAFTAMRARGAEVTDIVVLVVAADDGVMPQTVEAVNHARAAGVEIVVAVTKIDKDNADPERVRRQLSKYNVQPEQWGGENTFCDVSGISGEGVDHLLEILALHGEMLELQADPDASPQAVVIESRIDRGRGTVATVVVTDGTLKPKMAFVCGTEAGKVRILSNEQGKRLKAVGPGSPAEVQGFDGIPEAGDTLVVVADEKEARSIAQLRQNAAREEKLQTRQRQSLADFLAPGGGEEKKKLKLVVKADVAGTVEAVVDSLGRFESDEVELEVIHSAVGAITEADVQLAAASEAVVVGFSVRPDSKAQKLAQEINVEIKNFRIIYELLDEVRELLSGLLSPEIREEDHGKAEVRQTFRVPKVGVIAGCYITAGRINRKDHARLVRDGRVVWEGRLESLRRFKDDVREVAEGYECGIGLQRFDDIHIGDVIETYTLVEEAREFKA